A section of the Leptotrichia sp. HSP-342 genome encodes:
- the lysA gene encoding diaminopimelate decarboxylase — protein sequence MKLFGTSKVNENGNLSIGGVDTVELVKEFKTPLYVMDQELIETTIDKMKEAFKSTRFNTRIAYAGKAFLSTGMIKLVESKGLDLDVVSGGELYTAHKAGFPMNKVHLHGNNKLVNEIEMAVEFGIDTIVVDNEDEIDKIERICREKGKKQAVLVRIDPGIEAHTHHYIKTSGLTSKFGISLFQDNLFDIIKRLNDSEWIEFKGFHTHIGSQIFQSAFFIFALDEIFKYLDKLKKELGIVVHTVNMGGGFGVYYKEGDDPKPIEEVLSEIITYTEAMEIKYQIGFKELCIEPGRSIVGNAGTTLYEVGGIKETVGGKTYVFIDGGMSDNIRTALYQAEYEAGVVNKLNDTDVREITLAGKLCESGDIIIEKGKLPKATEIGDIVAVTTTGAYCYTMSSNYNRMMRPAVVFVKDGKAKVAVKRETLDDLIRNDEIFDL from the coding sequence ATGAAATTATTTGGAACGTCGAAAGTTAATGAAAATGGGAATTTATCAATAGGAGGAGTGGATACAGTTGAACTCGTAAAAGAATTTAAAACGCCACTTTATGTGATGGATCAGGAGCTTATTGAAACAACGATAGATAAAATGAAAGAGGCATTTAAGTCTACGAGATTTAATACAAGAATTGCTTATGCTGGAAAAGCGTTTTTATCAACAGGGATGATTAAACTGGTTGAATCAAAAGGGCTGGATTTGGATGTTGTTTCAGGCGGAGAACTTTATACTGCTCATAAAGCGGGATTTCCAATGAATAAAGTTCATTTACATGGAAATAATAAATTGGTAAATGAAATTGAAATGGCTGTCGAATTTGGGATTGATACGATTGTTGTTGATAATGAGGATGAAATTGATAAAATTGAGAGAATTTGCCGTGAAAAAGGGAAGAAACAGGCTGTGCTTGTGAGAATCGATCCAGGAATAGAGGCACATACGCATCATTATATAAAGACTTCTGGGCTTACTTCAAAATTTGGAATTTCATTGTTTCAGGATAATTTATTTGATATAATTAAAAGGCTGAATGATAGCGAATGGATAGAATTTAAAGGATTTCATACGCATATCGGTTCGCAAATTTTCCAATCGGCGTTCTTTATATTTGCTCTAGATGAGATTTTTAAATATTTGGATAAATTGAAAAAGGAATTGGGAATAGTAGTTCACACAGTAAATATGGGTGGAGGATTTGGAGTTTACTATAAGGAAGGAGATGATCCGAAACCGATAGAGGAAGTACTTAGTGAAATAATAACATACACGGAAGCAATGGAAATTAAATATCAGATTGGATTTAAGGAACTTTGCATTGAGCCAGGAAGAAGTATCGTTGGAAATGCGGGAACTACTTTGTACGAAGTTGGAGGAATTAAGGAAACAGTCGGTGGAAAAACGTATGTATTTATAGATGGAGGAATGTCGGACAATATAAGAACGGCATTATATCAGGCAGAATATGAAGCTGGAGTTGTAAACAAGCTAAATGACACAGATGTAAGAGAAATAACTTTGGCAGGAAAACTGTGTGAATCAGGGGATATTATCATTGAAAAAGGAAAATTGCCAAAAGCAACAGAAATTGGAGATATTGTCGCAGTAACGACAACAGGGGCATATTGTTACACAATGTCAAGTAACTATAACAGAATGATGCGACCAGCAGTTGTATTTGTAAAGGATGGAAAAGCTAAAGTTGCGGTAAAGAGAGAAACATTGGATGATTTAATTAGAAATGATGAAATTTTTGATTTATAA
- a CDS encoding aspartate kinase — protein MIIVHKYGGTSVATTEKVMNIAKYLGSVKDSGNDVVVVVSAMGKTTDALIKLAHEITDKPDLREMDRLMSTGEQQTIALLSIALQTLGYEAISLTGAQAGIKTSGHYTKNRIEDINGKEIKEHLSKGKIVVVAGFQGVNEAGDVTTLGRGGSDTSAVALAAALGGKCEIYTDVDGIYSIDPRVYKDAKKLPVVSYDEMMELAFLGAGVMEPRAVELGSKYGVEIYVGKSLGEKNGTIITSVEKTKENKEMEQKVITGVSINENMVMVNVEEIPTNAQNVYEIFEKAEANGINIDIISQNDVTSHHGSFAFTCPKTDIAALEKIGSEIEAEFPRTSFIINPYITKVSVVGIGLISNIGVAAKMFRILSENDISFHQVSTSEISISLVVDEVMGKKVAELFAKEFDL, from the coding sequence GTGATTATTGTGCATAAATATGGTGGAACTTCGGTTGCTACAACGGAGAAAGTAATGAATATCGCAAAATATTTGGGAAGTGTGAAGGATTCTGGAAACGATGTGGTTGTTGTGGTTTCAGCAATGGGAAAAACTACAGATGCCTTAATAAAATTGGCTCACGAAATTACTGATAAGCCTGACTTGAGGGAGATGGACAGGCTAATGTCAACTGGAGAACAGCAGACAATTGCATTGCTTAGCATTGCTTTACAGACGCTTGGATATGAGGCTATCTCGCTTACAGGGGCTCAGGCTGGAATAAAAACGAGCGGACATTATACAAAAAACAGAATTGAGGACATTAATGGAAAAGAGATAAAAGAACATCTATCAAAAGGGAAAATTGTAGTTGTAGCTGGATTTCAGGGAGTAAATGAAGCTGGAGATGTGACAACTTTGGGACGTGGAGGATCTGATACATCGGCTGTTGCTCTAGCAGCTGCACTTGGAGGTAAATGTGAAATTTACACAGATGTAGATGGAATTTACTCAATTGATCCAAGAGTTTATAAAGATGCCAAAAAATTGCCAGTTGTTTCTTATGATGAAATGATGGAGCTGGCTTTTTTAGGAGCTGGAGTAATGGAGCCAAGAGCAGTTGAGCTTGGAAGCAAATATGGTGTAGAAATTTACGTTGGAAAATCGCTTGGAGAAAAAAACGGAACGATTATAACGTCAGTAGAAAAAACAAAGGAGAATAAGGAAATGGAGCAAAAAGTAATAACTGGAGTATCAATCAATGAAAATATGGTAATGGTAAACGTAGAGGAAATCCCAACAAATGCACAAAATGTGTATGAAATTTTTGAAAAAGCCGAAGCAAATGGAATAAATATTGACATAATAAGTCAAAATGACGTAACAAGCCATCACGGAAGTTTTGCCTTTACTTGTCCAAAAACAGACATTGCCGCACTTGAAAAAATTGGTTCAGAAATAGAAGCGGAATTTCCAAGAACATCGTTCATAATAAATCCTTACATTACAAAAGTTTCTGTAGTAGGAATAGGACTGATAAGCAACATTGGAGTAGCTGCCAAAATGTTTAGAATTCTTTCAGAAAACGACATAAGTTTCCATCAGGTTTCTACTTCTGAAATCAGTATTTCATTAGTTGTAGACGAAGTTATGGGGAAAAAAGTGGCTGAGTTATTTGCGAAGGAATTTGATTTGTAG
- the dapF gene encoding diaminopimelate epimerase, with product MLKFEKYQGAGNDFIIVAEKDLIEKGIPEYGEFASQVCDRHFGVGADGLIILKYVASMPFMFFFNGDGSQAPMCGNGIRCFSHYLVNNHLVEGNEFTVKTVPGDLIIQVNYDEEKDDFTARVNMGKPVFNVKELINIEKEEFLREKINIDGTEIEISYIFMGTDHSVIFVNDFADYNIDELGKKIENYTDLFPKKVNVNFVKVYDREHIEVITWERGAGRTLACGTGATASAVLAKTFDFVDDKVNVKVPGGQLVIEYEGEENDVFMTGPSEKIAEGMYKYQR from the coding sequence ATGTTAAAATTTGAGAAGTATCAAGGTGCGGGGAATGATTTTATTATTGTTGCTGAGAAGGATCTTATTGAAAAAGGAATACCTGAATATGGGGAATTTGCGAGTCAGGTTTGTGACAGGCATTTTGGAGTGGGTGCAGATGGACTGATTATTTTGAAATATGTAGCAAGCATGCCATTTATGTTTTTCTTTAATGGAGATGGAAGTCAGGCACCAATGTGTGGAAATGGAATAAGATGTTTTTCACATTATCTTGTAAACAATCACCTAGTTGAAGGAAACGAATTTACTGTAAAAACAGTTCCTGGCGATTTGATAATACAAGTAAATTACGATGAGGAAAAAGACGATTTCACAGCAAGAGTAAATATGGGAAAACCTGTTTTTAATGTAAAAGAATTAATAAATATTGAAAAAGAGGAGTTTTTAAGAGAAAAAATCAATATCGACGGAACAGAAATTGAAATTTCGTATATTTTTATGGGAACTGACCATTCTGTAATATTTGTAAATGATTTTGCAGATTATAATATTGATGAGCTTGGTAAAAAAATTGAAAACTATACTGACTTATTTCCCAAAAAAGTCAATGTAAACTTTGTAAAGGTGTATGACAGGGAGCATATAGAAGTAATCACTTGGGAACGTGGAGCAGGAAGAACATTGGCTTGTGGAACTGGGGCTACAGCTTCAGCTGTACTTGCCAAAACTTTTGATTTTGTAGATGATAAGGTAAATGTGAAAGTTCCAGGAGGGCAGCTTGTTATTGAGTATGAAGGTGAAGAAAATGATGTATTTATGACAGGACCTAGTGAAAAAATAGCTGAAGGAATGTATAAATATCAAAGATAA
- the dapA gene encoding 4-hydroxy-tetrahydrodipicolinate synthase encodes MKFEGSYVALITPFKNNGTELDEDKLRELVNYHIENGTSGIVPCGTTGEAPTLTFAEHEKVIKIVVEEVKGRIQVIAGAGSNNTTRAIELTKYAKELGADAALSTCPYYNKPSQRGLYEHYKTIAQEAKFPIMLYNVPGRTGTNIEAETIAKLAELPEIVAVKEATGSLEQMIRIQDLCGDKIEILSGEDHLILPMLSIGAKGVVSVVANIMPQEMSDLISSFLNKNFDKAFELHTKLYDVSRNMFVEGNPVTVKAAMKILGKLDNDIVRLPLVEAEADTYGKLTKVFKEKGIF; translated from the coding sequence ATGAAATTTGAAGGTTCGTATGTGGCGCTAATTACGCCATTTAAAAATAACGGAACGGAATTGGATGAGGATAAATTAAGAGAATTGGTAAATTATCACATTGAAAATGGTACATCTGGAATCGTACCTTGCGGAACAACTGGAGAAGCTCCAACTTTGACATTTGCAGAACATGAAAAAGTAATAAAAATAGTTGTGGAAGAAGTGAAAGGGAGAATACAGGTAATCGCAGGGGCAGGATCAAATAATACAACAAGAGCGATAGAACTTACAAAATACGCAAAGGAACTGGGAGCAGATGCAGCGTTAAGCACTTGCCCATACTACAATAAACCAAGTCAAAGAGGACTTTATGAGCACTACAAAACAATTGCACAAGAAGCAAAATTTCCTATAATGCTTTATAATGTGCCTGGAAGAACAGGAACAAATATTGAAGCGGAAACAATCGCAAAACTGGCTGAACTGCCTGAAATTGTAGCTGTAAAGGAAGCGACAGGAAGTCTTGAACAAATGATAAGAATTCAGGATTTATGCGGAGATAAAATTGAAATTCTTTCAGGAGAAGATCACCTAATCCTACCAATGCTGTCAATCGGTGCAAAAGGAGTTGTTTCTGTAGTTGCCAACATAATGCCCCAAGAAATGAGCGATTTAATCAGTTCATTCTTAAACAAGAACTTTGATAAGGCGTTTGAACTGCACACAAAATTATACGATGTAAGCAGAAACATGTTCGTGGAAGGAAATCCTGTAACTGTGAAAGCTGCTATGAAAATACTTGGAAAACTTGACAATGACATAGTAAGATTACCATTGGTAGAGGCTGAGGCGGATACTTATGGGAAATTGACAAAAGTGTTTAAAGAAAAAGGAATTTTTTAA
- a CDS encoding ISAs1 family transposase, whose product MKHKLSHIVVITLFAMLANVEYWEEIEEFGKLYLKALKRYLELPKGKGNEIEVILRLLDKILVKECIVIIDAIGTQKEIIKKIGKKKGYFCLQVKGNQKTLKEDIEDYFADKGFRKKLKEEGMYSRKTEKQRGRLETREYYYTEETEWLIKRNKEWKEVKGIGASF is encoded by the coding sequence ATAAAACACAAATTAAGTCACATTGTTGTGATTACTCTTTTTGCTATGCTTGCGAATGTTGAATATTGGGAAGAGATTGAGGAATTTGGGAAACTGTATCTTAAAGCATTAAAAAGATACTTGGAGCTGCCAAAAGGAAAAGGGAATGAGATAGAAGTGATATTACGTCTGCTTGATAAAATCTTAGTAAAGGAATGTATAGTTATAATAGATGCGATAGGAACCCAGAAAGAAATCATAAAAAAGATAGGAAAGAAGAAGGGCTATTTCTGTCTCCAGGTAAAAGGGAACCAGAAGACTTTAAAAGAAGATATAGAAGATTACTTTGCTGACAAGGGATTCAGAAAAAAATTAAAGGAAGAAGGAATGTACAGCAGGAAAACAGAAAAGCAAAGGGGTCGACTGGAAACTAGGGAATATTACTATACTGAAGAAACAGAATGGCTTATTAAAAGAAATAAGGAATGGAAGGAAGTAAAAGGGATAGGTGCATCATTTTAA
- a CDS encoding ISAs1 family transposase, which translates to MEGSKRDRCIILTTEENGKNQEQKRYYITNTAGGVEEFVRAVRGHWAIESYHWILDVTFREDANKTLNKNAARNLNILRKLAISILEELPFRKKFSRRIKKYIISLDIRKYLKLFFDIIEKLLLKKWIKYKEIV; encoded by the coding sequence ATGGAAGGAAGTAAAAGGGATAGGTGCATCATTTTAACAACAGAAGAAAATGGAAAAAATCAGGAACAGAAAAGGTATTACATAACGAATACAGCAGGGGGAGTGGAAGAATTCGTAAGAGCGGTAAGAGGACATTGGGCAATAGAAAGTTATCATTGGATACTGGATGTGACATTCAGAGAAGATGCAAATAAGACATTAAACAAAAATGCGGCAAGAAACTTAAATATTCTAAGGAAATTAGCAATTTCAATACTGGAAGAACTGCCGTTCAGAAAGAAATTTAGCAGAAGGATAAAGAAGTACATTATATCATTAGATATAAGGAAATATTTAAAATTATTTTTTGATATTATAGAAAAGTTGTTGTTAAAAAAATGGATTAAATATAAAGAAATAGTTTAA